The proteins below are encoded in one region of Corynebacterium sphenisci DSM 44792:
- a CDS encoding HNH endonuclease, with protein sequence MAGYSEQQPFWKLDYYPGTRRKLGSVPKIASYLYHEVEVGATFTTDELRLKLGRAGQRVNHEHFQRRIREIKDLDWNFRNHQEDAELDVQEYRLVKKGWTPESGKPRKRDPITASVRRQVFERDRHFCQICGAHAGDEYPGEDGTRVVLTVGHIVPRSHGGEATLQNLQAECARCNEPKRDSGDAINTYDNVWPDVKKLGRKDKQELLRWLTEKRRDLSPVEIVYAKIHKMRPDDRDRLMNDLQTATGKY encoded by the coding sequence ATGGCAGGATACTCTGAACAACAACCGTTTTGGAAACTGGACTACTATCCGGGAACGAGAAGAAAGCTCGGCAGTGTCCCAAAAATTGCGTCTTATTTGTATCACGAGGTTGAAGTTGGTGCCACATTTACGACAGATGAGCTAAGGCTCAAGTTGGGTAGAGCGGGTCAGCGGGTCAACCACGAGCATTTCCAACGACGGATCCGAGAAATCAAAGACCTCGATTGGAACTTCCGCAATCATCAAGAGGATGCAGAACTAGATGTCCAGGAATACCGCCTAGTTAAAAAGGGTTGGACTCCCGAGAGTGGCAAGCCCCGGAAGCGAGACCCCATAACCGCCAGCGTGAGAAGGCAAGTGTTTGAGCGCGACAGACATTTCTGTCAGATTTGTGGTGCTCATGCCGGGGATGAATACCCAGGGGAGGATGGAACACGAGTAGTTCTGACTGTGGGTCATATCGTTCCTAGGTCGCACGGCGGTGAAGCCACGCTTCAAAATCTCCAGGCGGAATGTGCGCGTTGCAACGAACCAAAGCGCGACTCTGGTGATGCGATTAATACCTATGACAACGTCTGGCCTGACGTCAAAAAATTGGGCCGGAAGGATAAGCAGGAGTTGTTGCGTTGGCTTACGGAGAAGCGGCGTGACCTCAGTCCTGTCGAGATCGTCTATGCGAAGATCCATAAGATGAGGCCCGACGATCGTGACAGGCTAATGAACGACCTCCAAACTGCTACTGGGAAGTACTAG
- a CDS encoding DNA cytosine methyltransferase produces the protein MPKLTSLEICAGAGGQALGLEQAGFKHIAAVENDHWACETLRQNRDNPEMPVDERWPVLELDVHDLRGDDYYGIDLFAGGVPCPPFSVAGKQLGAEDERDLFPKALELVRGARPKAVMLENVRGLSQPRFTTYRNAILKELHEMGYATEWHLIKSSDYGVPQLRPRFILVALMPSYAQDFSWPDPELTPPTVGETLYEEMASLGWLGAESWANYANTIAPTLVGGSKKHGGPDVGPSRAREAWRKLGVRGTSIAEFPPTSQDPLGHIPRLTVKMGQLLQGFPPEWEFMGGKTAAWRQVGNAFPPPVAKSFGRAIKAALQE, from the coding sequence ATGCCAAAACTGACCTCGCTTGAGATATGCGCCGGAGCCGGTGGCCAAGCCTTGGGGCTCGAACAGGCGGGCTTTAAGCATATCGCAGCAGTAGAGAATGATCATTGGGCTTGTGAGACTCTCAGACAGAACCGAGATAACCCCGAAATGCCGGTAGACGAGCGATGGCCGGTATTGGAATTGGATGTTCATGACCTTAGGGGTGACGATTACTATGGTATCGACCTCTTTGCCGGTGGAGTTCCCTGCCCTCCTTTTTCGGTGGCCGGGAAACAGTTGGGGGCGGAGGACGAGCGTGACCTATTCCCCAAGGCTCTGGAGTTGGTACGTGGGGCTCGCCCAAAGGCCGTTATGCTAGAGAATGTACGGGGCCTTTCACAACCCCGCTTTACTACTTACCGCAACGCTATCCTTAAAGAACTACACGAAATGGGTTATGCCACTGAGTGGCACCTTATCAAATCCTCCGATTATGGGGTCCCGCAGCTGCGTCCGCGATTTATCTTAGTAGCTTTAATGCCCAGCTATGCACAAGACTTCTCATGGCCAGACCCAGAACTGACGCCACCGACAGTTGGCGAAACCCTTTATGAGGAAATGGCAAGCCTTGGCTGGCTTGGTGCCGAAAGTTGGGCCAACTACGCAAACACTATTGCACCGACACTTGTTGGCGGCTCAAAGAAGCACGGCGGCCCTGATGTTGGCCCCTCGAGAGCCCGGGAAGCCTGGAGGAAGCTAGGTGTGCGGGGAACGTCTATCGCCGAATTTCCGCCCACTAGCCAAGACCCACTCGGTCACATTCCCCGCCTTACCGTCAAAATGGGCCAGTTGCTTCAGGGGTTCCCGCCGGAATGGGAGTTTATGGGTGGAAAGACTGCGGCCTGGCGCCAGGTTGGAAATGCATTCCCTCCGCCCGTCGCTAAATCATTCGGCAGAGCGATTAAGGCAGCACTTCAAGAGTGA
- a CDS encoding DEAD/DEAH box helicase, with translation MNENDVNQQSAAEAQDRDERNEQIAEAVQEQVAAERAEIHEAVEEQIDQAVERAEEAAEDTGAPAAEAAEEKEAPAEEAATGAEAPVAEPEEAPAEKPKDEAPAGDTGFAALDLPEEVLAAVRKVGYESPSPIQAETIPTLMTGRDVVGLAQTGTGKTAAFALPVLARIDRSVRRPQALVLAPTRELALQVADAFQQFADHLGGISVLPIYGGQAYGIQLSGLRRGAQIIVGTPGRVIDHLKKGTLDISELRFLVLDEADEMLQMGFQDDVERILSDTPDDKQVALFSATMPAAIRRLSKKYLDDPAEVTVKSESRTADNIRQRFLMTAHRNKLDALTRIFEVEEFEAMIVFVRTKHATEELAEKLRARGFAAAAINGDIAQNQRERTIGQLKDGRLDVLVATDVAARGLDVDRISHVVNYDIPHDTESYVHRIGRTGRAGRSGEALLFVTPREGRLLRSIERATKSRLEEMHLPTVDQVNDSRKEKFADSITEALADDQVPVFRELIQAYADEHDTPLVDIAAALAASTQNDDFLMKEQPRRSREDDPRGRGDDRRGGRDRGDRDRGRGGDRGRKTERVEFERAEKKPFRISVGRNQGVRPGAIVGAIANEGGLQSGDFGHIDIRGDYTLVELPANLPREVRDNLSRTRICGRPIDLSEDTSAPAGAREDDDRGYRGRDRGDRGGYRGGRDREDRGGRGGFRGGRDRDDRGGYRGGRDRDDRGGYRGGRDRDDRGGYRGGRDRDDRGGYRGGRDRDDRGGRGGYRGGRDRDERGGRGGFRGASRGGWDN, from the coding sequence GTGAACGAGAACGATGTGAACCAGCAGTCCGCGGCGGAGGCCCAGGACCGGGACGAGCGCAACGAGCAGATCGCCGAGGCGGTCCAGGAGCAGGTCGCCGCCGAGCGCGCGGAGATCCACGAGGCCGTGGAGGAGCAGATCGACCAGGCCGTGGAGCGGGCCGAGGAGGCCGCGGAAGACACCGGGGCCCCGGCGGCGGAGGCCGCGGAGGAGAAGGAGGCCCCCGCCGAGGAGGCCGCGACCGGGGCCGAGGCCCCCGTGGCGGAGCCCGAGGAGGCCCCCGCCGAGAAGCCCAAGGACGAGGCCCCCGCCGGGGACACCGGATTCGCCGCCCTGGATCTCCCCGAGGAGGTCCTCGCCGCGGTGCGCAAGGTCGGCTACGAGTCGCCCTCGCCGATCCAGGCGGAGACCATCCCCACCCTGATGACCGGCCGCGACGTGGTGGGCCTGGCGCAGACCGGCACCGGCAAGACCGCCGCCTTCGCGCTGCCCGTGCTCGCCCGGATCGACCGGTCCGTGCGCCGCCCGCAGGCCCTGGTGCTCGCCCCCACCCGCGAGCTCGCGCTGCAGGTCGCCGACGCCTTCCAGCAGTTCGCCGATCATCTCGGCGGCATCTCCGTGCTGCCCATCTACGGCGGCCAGGCCTACGGCATCCAGCTGTCCGGGCTGCGCCGCGGCGCCCAGATCATCGTGGGCACCCCGGGCCGGGTCATCGATCATCTGAAGAAGGGCACCCTGGACATCTCCGAGCTGCGTTTCCTGGTCCTCGACGAGGCCGACGAGATGCTGCAGATGGGCTTCCAGGACGACGTGGAGCGGATCCTCTCCGACACCCCGGACGACAAGCAGGTCGCCCTGTTCTCCGCGACCATGCCCGCCGCCATCCGCCGGCTGTCCAAGAAGTACCTCGACGACCCCGCCGAGGTCACCGTCAAATCGGAGTCGCGCACCGCGGACAACATCCGCCAGCGCTTCCTCATGACCGCGCACCGCAACAAGCTCGACGCGCTCACCCGGATCTTCGAGGTCGAGGAATTCGAGGCGATGATCGTCTTCGTGCGCACCAAGCACGCCACCGAGGAGCTCGCGGAGAAGCTGCGCGCCCGCGGCTTCGCCGCCGCCGCGATCAACGGCGATATCGCGCAGAACCAGCGCGAGCGCACCATCGGCCAGCTCAAGGACGGCCGCCTGGACGTGCTGGTGGCCACCGACGTCGCCGCCCGTGGCCTGGACGTGGACCGGATCAGCCATGTGGTGAACTACGACATCCCGCACGACACCGAGTCCTACGTGCACCGGATCGGCCGCACCGGCCGGGCCGGCCGCTCCGGCGAGGCGCTGCTCTTCGTCACCCCCCGCGAAGGCCGGCTGCTGCGCTCCATCGAGCGGGCCACCAAGTCCCGCCTGGAGGAGATGCACCTGCCGACCGTGGACCAGGTCAACGACTCCCGCAAGGAGAAGTTCGCCGACTCCATCACCGAGGCCCTGGCCGATGACCAGGTGCCGGTGTTCCGGGAGCTCATCCAGGCCTACGCCGATGAGCACGACACCCCGCTGGTGGACATCGCCGCGGCGCTGGCCGCCTCCACCCAGAACGACGACTTCCTGATGAAGGAGCAGCCGCGCCGCTCCCGCGAGGACGACCCCCGGGGCCGCGGGGACGACCGCCGCGGCGGCCGGGACCGCGGGGACCGGGATCGGGGCCGCGGCGGCGACCGCGGCCGCAAGACCGAGCGGGTGGAGTTCGAGCGCGCCGAGAAGAAGCCCTTCCGGATCTCGGTGGGCCGCAACCAGGGCGTGCGCCCCGGGGCCATCGTGGGCGCCATCGCCAACGAGGGCGGGCTGCAGTCCGGCGACTTCGGGCACATCGACATCCGCGGCGACTACACCCTGGTGGAGCTGCCCGCGAACCTGCCCCGCGAGGTGCGCGACAACCTCTCCCGCACCCGCATCTGCGGCCGGCCGATCGACCTGTCCGAGGACACCTCGGCGCCGGCCGGGGCCCGCGAGGACGACGACCGCGGCTACCGCGGCCGGGACCGCGGCGACCGGGGCGGCTACCGGGGCGGCCGGGACCGCGAGGATCGCGGCGGCCGGGGCGGTTTCCGCGGCGGACGCGACCGGGATGACCGGGGCGGCTACCGCGGCGGCCGGGACCGCGACGATCGCGGCGGCTACCGCGGCGGGCGCGATCGGGACGACCGGGGCGGCTACCGCGGCGGCCGCGACCGGGATGACCGGGGCGGCTACCGGGGCGGCCGGGATCGCGACGATCGGGGCGGCCGGGGCGGCTACCGCGGCGGCCGGGACCGCGACGAGCGCGGCGGGCGCGGCGGTTTCCGCGGCGCCTCCCGCGGCGGCTGGGACAACTAG
- a CDS encoding DUF2269 domain-containing protein, which produces MNPITIAHVVAAILLIGPVTVATSMFPRLAVAARDGEAGTVGAARTMHAVSRTYGMISLLVPLLGVGVAFTNAAYFFRSGVVHASIAGSIIAWAILFFAIIPRQRVMLAGLGVAPDGEEADDPDLAKLRAKAAELDWAKAKSKLAMFSGIFAALWVIMAVAMFFI; this is translated from the coding sequence ATGAACCCCATCACCATCGCCCACGTCGTCGCGGCGATCCTGCTCATCGGCCCCGTCACGGTGGCGACCTCGATGTTCCCCCGGCTGGCGGTGGCCGCCCGGGACGGCGAGGCCGGCACCGTCGGCGCCGCCCGCACCATGCACGCGGTGAGCCGCACCTACGGCATGATCTCGCTGCTGGTGCCGCTGCTCGGCGTCGGGGTGGCCTTCACCAACGCCGCGTACTTCTTCCGCAGCGGCGTGGTGCACGCCTCCATCGCCGGCTCCATCATCGCCTGGGCGATCCTGTTCTTCGCGATCATCCCCCGCCAGCGGGTGATGCTCGCCGGGCTGGGCGTCGCCCCGGACGGCGAGGAGGCCGATGACCCGGATCTGGCGAAGCTGCGCGCCAAGGCCGCCGAGCTGGACTGGGCCAAGGCGAAGTCGAAGCTGGCCATGTTCTCCGGCATCTTCGCCGCGCTGTGGGTGATCATGGCCGTGGCCATGTTCTTCATCTAA
- a CDS encoding HNH endonuclease family protein — protein sequence MPRRRAPARPPRRRPGRFRLSSPILAPALALILLPPLIAPGTGPGPPPHPVARPADPVEAARLLGAVAVTGERVTVTGYRRAAFGDWARDGACTTRQSILVRDFGGPPCRPGDRVIADPYTGAPLVAADAEVDHVYPLAAAWDFGAHAWPARRRAAFANDPLNLLPTAAAANRAKSDLTPAEWLPAPAGACDYAMRYLRVARNWALPVSAADFRALAGACGIRVAG from the coding sequence ATGCCCCGCCGCCGCGCCCCCGCGCGCCCGCCGCGGCGCCGGCCGGGCCGGTTCCGGCTGTCCTCGCCGATCCTGGCGCCGGCGCTGGCGCTGATCCTGCTGCCGCCGCTGATCGCGCCCGGGACCGGGCCCGGGCCGCCGCCGCACCCGGTGGCGCGCCCGGCGGATCCGGTGGAGGCGGCGAGGCTGCTCGGCGCCGTCGCCGTCACCGGGGAGCGCGTCACGGTCACCGGCTACCGGCGGGCCGCCTTCGGCGACTGGGCCCGGGACGGGGCGTGCACCACCCGGCAGTCGATCCTGGTGCGCGATTTCGGCGGCCCGCCCTGCCGGCCCGGGGATCGGGTGATCGCCGACCCCTACACCGGCGCGCCCCTGGTGGCGGCCGACGCGGAGGTCGACCACGTCTACCCGCTCGCCGCCGCCTGGGATTTCGGGGCGCACGCCTGGCCGGCCCGACGCCGCGCCGCCTTCGCCAATGATCCGCTGAACCTGCTGCCCACCGCGGCGGCGGCGAACCGCGCCAAATCCGATCTCACCCCCGCCGAGTGGCTGCCCGCCCCGGCGGGCGCCTGCGACTACGCGATGCGCTATCTGCGGGTGGCCCGGAACTGGGCGCTGCCGGTGTCCGCGGCGGATTTCCGCGCCCTGGCCGGGGCCTGCGGGATCCGGGTCGCCGGCTGA